From Borrelia sp. RT5S, the proteins below share one genomic window:
- a CDS encoding deoxynucleoside kinase — translation MIIIEGLIGAGKTTLGDILSRELDIPFYSELNNEFTLSILDKFYRDKSRWAFPVQINFLNERFKLIKAIFRTKGGILDRSIYGDRVFASLLNERGCISDEEYRIYLDLLNSMLEHSQIPTLMVYLDCSVEEAERRIKNRNRSFEVGISREYLDNLNDKYLSWYCNYDLSPKLRLEYDSINIFSDEHKNNLVSLIKDKLVI, via the coding sequence GTGATTATAATTGAGGGTTTAATTGGAGCAGGAAAGACCACTCTTGGAGATATTTTGTCTAGGGAACTTGATATTCCTTTTTATAGTGAGTTGAATAATGAATTTACACTGTCAATTTTAGATAAATTTTACAGGGATAAGTCTAGGTGGGCTTTTCCAGTTCAAATTAATTTTTTAAATGAAAGATTTAAGCTCATAAAGGCCATATTTAGAACTAAAGGAGGCATACTTGATAGATCTATTTATGGTGATCGTGTTTTTGCTTCTCTTCTAAATGAAAGGGGATGTATTTCTGATGAAGAGTATAGAATATATCTTGATTTACTCAACAGTATGTTAGAGCATTCTCAGATACCTACATTGATGGTATATCTTGATTGTAGTGTTGAGGAGGCTGAAAGGCGGATTAAGAATAGAAATAGAAGTTTTGAGGTGGGAATTTCCAGAGAATACCTTGACAATCTTAACGATAAGTATTTGAGTTGGTATTGTAATTATGATTTATCTCCTAAATTGAGACTTGAATATGATAGTATCAATATCTTTAGTGATGAGCACAAAAACAATCTTGTTTCTTTGATTAAAGACAAACTTGTAATATAA
- a CDS encoding MIP/aquaporin family protein encodes MVYTRSKEFASEFLGTFILLALGTGSVAMTVLFPSNPAIAGEVIRGGYTNIVFGWGLGVTFGVYTAARVSGAHLNPAVSIGLAVTGKFPMSKLLHYITAQMLGAFFGALMTLMVFYPKWIEIDPTFETTQGIMSTFPAVVGFLPGFVDQIFGTFLLMFLVLIVGQFVKEGTENQFFPFIIGAIVLAIGISFGGMNGYAINPARDLGPRLLLLVAGFKKHGLDDINVTLVPVLGPIIGAILGAVVYGFTLEEKGKP; translated from the coding sequence ATGGTTTATACACGCTCTAAAGAGTTTGCTTCAGAATTCTTGGGGACATTCATTCTCTTGGCACTTGGAACAGGTTCTGTGGCCATGACAGTCTTATTCCCGTCAAACCCAGCTATAGCAGGAGAAGTAATAAGGGGAGGCTATACAAATATAGTATTTGGATGGGGATTAGGTGTAACGTTTGGGGTTTACACAGCTGCAAGAGTTAGCGGAGCTCACTTAAACCCTGCTGTTAGTATTGGGTTAGCTGTCACCGGGAAATTCCCGATGTCAAAACTCCTCCACTATATCACAGCACAAATGCTTGGAGCTTTTTTTGGAGCTTTAATGACACTAATGGTGTTTTATCCTAAATGGATAGAAATAGATCCTACGTTTGAAACTACCCAAGGCATTATGTCTACTTTCCCTGCGGTTGTTGGGTTTCTGCCCGGATTTGTTGACCAAATATTTGGAACATTTTTACTTATGTTTCTGGTTTTAATTGTCGGACAATTTGTAAAGGAAGGGACTGAAAATCAATTCTTTCCGTTTATTATTGGGGCAATAGTGCTAGCTATTGGAATAAGCTTTGGAGGAATGAATGGTTACGCTATTAACCCAGCAAGGGATTTGGGACCAAGGCTACTACTTCTAGTGGCAGGCTTTAAAAAACACGGTCTTGATGATATCAATGTAACGCTCGTCCCTGTTTTGGGGCCAATAATTGGTGCCATTCTAGGTGCTGTGGTTTACGGGTTTACTTTAGAAGAAAAGGGAAAGCCATAG
- the glpK gene encoding glycerol kinase GlpK: MKYILSVDQGTTSSRAIVFDKNANIKGLAQKEFTQIYPQTSWVEHDPNEIWGSQLGVMAEALANARTFPNEIAAIGITNQRETTIIWDKNTGYPIYNAIVWQDRRTASMCDTLRAEGKDKIIFQKTGLVLDAYFSGTKIKWILDNVKGARERAEKGELCFGTIDTWLLWNLTKGKAHITDYSNASRTLLLDIKTLEWDDEILQILDIPKAILPELKQSSEIYGKTDSSLFGAEIAISGIAGDQFAATFGQACLKKGMAKNTYGTGCFATVNIGKEAVINDKNLLTSIAWKISNSTTYVLEGSVFIGGAVVQWLRDNLEFFRKSSEAEALAASVNDNGGVYFVPAFVGLGAPHWDSYARGTIIGLTRGTTKAHITRAALESIALQSFDVLTAMKDSIQNFEIQELRVDGGASKNNLLMQFQADILQCNVVRPKITETTALGAAYLAGLAVGYWESAEEITSLWKSDKIFEPSMEKSKREDLLYHWSRVIDRAKAWIK, from the coding sequence ATGAAGTACATCCTATCTGTTGACCAAGGCACAACCAGTTCAAGAGCAATAGTATTTGATAAGAATGCTAACATAAAAGGGCTCGCACAAAAAGAATTTACACAAATTTACCCACAAACAAGTTGGGTTGAGCATGACCCTAATGAAATATGGGGATCCCAGCTGGGAGTTATGGCAGAAGCATTAGCAAATGCAAGAACTTTTCCCAATGAAATTGCAGCAATTGGAATAACAAATCAACGAGAAACAACCATTATCTGGGACAAAAATACAGGATATCCAATTTATAATGCAATAGTCTGGCAGGACAGAAGAACAGCATCGATGTGCGATACCCTCAGGGCAGAAGGAAAAGATAAAATCATTTTTCAAAAGACAGGACTCGTTCTGGATGCTTACTTTAGTGGTACGAAAATAAAATGGATACTTGACAATGTTAAGGGAGCCCGAGAGCGTGCGGAGAAAGGAGAATTGTGCTTTGGAACAATAGACACTTGGCTACTCTGGAATCTTACTAAGGGGAAAGCACACATTACAGACTACTCTAATGCATCAAGAACTTTACTCCTAGACATCAAAACGCTCGAATGGGATGATGAGATTCTACAAATATTGGACATACCAAAAGCAATTTTACCTGAACTTAAACAAAGCTCTGAAATATATGGCAAAACTGACTCTTCGCTATTTGGAGCGGAAATCGCTATTTCAGGAATCGCTGGTGACCAATTTGCAGCTACATTTGGGCAGGCTTGTCTTAAGAAGGGGATGGCTAAGAATACCTATGGAACTGGTTGCTTTGCTACTGTTAACATAGGTAAGGAAGCCGTTATCAATGACAAAAATCTTTTAACATCGATTGCATGGAAAATAAGCAACTCAACAACTTATGTACTTGAAGGAAGTGTTTTTATTGGAGGGGCTGTAGTTCAATGGTTAAGAGATAATCTTGAATTTTTCAGAAAAAGCTCTGAGGCAGAAGCATTGGCAGCTTCCGTAAATGACAACGGGGGAGTTTATTTCGTTCCAGCTTTCGTAGGGCTCGGAGCGCCTCACTGGGATTCCTACGCCAGAGGTACGATTATTGGACTTACAAGGGGAACGACAAAGGCACACATCACAAGAGCCGCCCTTGAAAGCATTGCACTACAAAGCTTTGATGTACTAACCGCAATGAAAGACTCAATTCAGAACTTTGAAATACAAGAACTCAGAGTTGATGGAGGCGCTAGTAAAAATAATTTACTCATGCAATTTCAAGCCGATATCTTACAATGTAATGTTGTAAGGCCAAAAATTACGGAAACAACCGCTCTTGGGGCTGCTTACCTTGCGGGACTTGCAGTGGGATACTGGGAAAGTGCTGAAGAGATTACAAGCCTTTGGAAATCAGATAAAATCTTTGAACCTTCAATGGAAAAAAGCAAAAGAGAAGATTTACTTTATCATTGGAGCAGAGTCATTGACAGAGCAAAGGCCTGGATTAAATAA
- the glpT gene encoding glycerol-3-phosphate transporter, whose protein sequence is MKRLFNFLDPALHIKRVDKSIEDSLYKRLRLQIFVSIFIGYAGFYLTRKIFSFAMPELEKDGFGKGQLGIILSGVSIAYGFSKFIMGSVSDRSNPRYFLSLGLLLTAAITILFGLFPWKSIDTMSAVVLMFILMFLNGWVQGMGWPACGRTMVHWWSTKERGITVATWNVAHNTGAALSGIISSWALLHFNEWEAVLYVPAGIVVGIAIFVLLTLRDTPQSVGLPPIEEYKNDYPENYTKSVEKELNARDIFIKYVFNNKLLWYIAIANAFVYFVRYGVLDWAPTYLLQIKNFSIKNSGWAYSLYEFSAIPGTIICGWISDKVFKGRRTETGIIFMTATLVTIVIYWQLPENTPTLTTILLAIIGFLIYGPVMLIGLHALDLAPKKAAGTAAGFTGLFGYIGGSVAASAITGFVLQYFNWDTYFYLLIISCTLAIAFMGLTFKQEKKWTKSKVNENNKRT, encoded by the coding sequence ATGAAAAGGTTATTTAATTTTCTAGATCCAGCACTCCACATCAAAAGAGTAGATAAAAGCATAGAAGATTCGTTGTACAAAAGACTAAGGCTTCAGATATTCGTGTCGATATTCATTGGATATGCTGGGTTTTATTTGACAAGGAAGATTTTTTCATTTGCCATGCCAGAACTTGAAAAAGATGGCTTTGGGAAGGGTCAATTGGGAATAATTTTGTCTGGCGTTTCTATTGCATATGGCTTCTCTAAGTTTATAATGGGAAGCGTATCTGATCGAAGCAATCCCAGATATTTTCTGTCACTGGGATTGCTTTTAACAGCAGCAATCACTATTCTATTTGGTTTATTTCCGTGGAAATCAATTGATACTATGTCAGCCGTAGTACTTATGTTCATTCTGATGTTCTTAAACGGGTGGGTTCAAGGCATGGGATGGCCCGCTTGCGGGCGTACCATGGTTCACTGGTGGTCAACAAAAGAAAGGGGGATAACTGTTGCTACTTGGAACGTGGCACACAACACAGGCGCAGCCCTCTCCGGAATCATATCTTCTTGGGCCCTGCTTCACTTCAATGAATGGGAAGCTGTGCTTTACGTACCAGCAGGAATAGTAGTAGGAATTGCAATATTTGTTCTTCTAACACTAAGAGACACCCCTCAGTCTGTAGGGCTACCTCCAATTGAAGAGTATAAAAACGATTATCCTGAAAACTATACAAAAAGTGTTGAGAAAGAGCTTAACGCAAGGGACATATTTATAAAATATGTTTTTAACAATAAACTACTTTGGTATATAGCTATTGCTAATGCATTTGTATACTTTGTCAGATACGGTGTTCTGGACTGGGCTCCCACATATCTTTTACAAATCAAAAATTTTTCCATAAAAAACTCCGGGTGGGCGTATTCCCTTTATGAGTTTTCAGCTATTCCTGGAACAATAATTTGCGGATGGATATCCGACAAAGTTTTTAAAGGGAGAAGGACCGAGACTGGAATAATTTTTATGACTGCCACTCTCGTAACGATAGTTATATACTGGCAATTACCAGAAAATACTCCAACACTTACAACTATCCTTTTGGCAATAATAGGGTTCTTAATTTACGGACCTGTTATGCTCATTGGCCTTCATGCTCTTGATCTTGCGCCCAAAAAGGCTGCCGGCACTGCCGCGGGATTTACAGGATTATTCGGATATATAGGAGGTTCTGTAGCTGCCAGTGCTATTACAGGTTTTGTGCTGCAATACTTTAATTGGGATACCTATTTTTATCTGTTAATAATTTCTTGCACACTTGCAATAGCATTTATGGGTTTAACGTTTAAGCAAGAAAAAAAGTGGACAAAAAGCAAAGTAAATGAAAACAACAAAAGAACATAA
- the glpQ gene encoding glycerophosphodiester phosphodiesterase — translation MKRINPQLLLTVIVSFLAFSCEEEKMGANKALPLVIAHRGASGYLPEHSLEAKAYAHALGANYLEQDIVLTKDNIPIIMHDPEIDTTTNVAEIFPRRIREDGRYYSVDFTLKEIKSLKLRERFDPKTGKPIYPNRFPLNEYNSRVPTLEEEIQFIQGLNKSTGKNVGIYPEIKKPFWHKQQGKDISRIVVEVLHKYGYKSKEDNIYLQIFDFEELKRIREELGYKGKLVMLIGENDWNEAPTDYEYIKSEEGMAEVAKYSDGIGPWIPQVIIDGKVTGLISLAHKHKMEVHPYTVRIDALPSYVKEANELLNLLFNKAKVDGIFTDFPDVVLGFMRK, via the coding sequence ATGAAACGAATAAATCCCCAATTATTACTAACAGTAATAGTTTCTTTTCTCGCTTTTTCTTGTGAGGAGGAAAAAATGGGTGCAAATAAAGCATTACCTTTAGTTATAGCTCACAGGGGCGCTAGTGGCTATTTACCGGAGCATAGCCTAGAAGCTAAGGCATACGCCCATGCTTTAGGAGCTAATTACCTAGAGCAGGACATTGTTCTGACAAAAGATAATATCCCCATCATAATGCACGATCCAGAAATTGACACAACAACAAATGTTGCAGAAATATTTCCTAGAAGGATCAGAGAAGACGGTAGGTATTATTCCGTAGACTTTACACTAAAAGAGATCAAATCACTAAAACTTAGAGAGAGGTTTGATCCTAAAACTGGAAAACCAATATACCCCAACCGTTTCCCCTTAAATGAATATAATTCCCGAGTTCCGACTCTGGAAGAAGAAATACAATTTATACAAGGATTAAACAAAAGCACGGGAAAAAATGTTGGGATTTATCCTGAAATTAAAAAACCTTTTTGGCATAAACAACAAGGCAAGGACATCTCTAGGATTGTGGTAGAGGTTCTACACAAATATGGTTATAAATCAAAAGAAGACAACATTTATCTTCAAATATTTGACTTCGAAGAACTTAAGAGAATAAGAGAGGAACTTGGTTATAAGGGAAAACTTGTAATGCTTATTGGCGAAAATGATTGGAATGAGGCACCAACAGACTATGAGTATATTAAATCAGAGGAAGGCATGGCAGAAGTTGCAAAATACTCTGACGGGATTGGCCCTTGGATACCTCAAGTCATAATTGACGGCAAGGTAACAGGCCTTATTTCTTTAGCACATAAACACAAAATGGAAGTTCATCCCTATACTGTAAGGATTGATGCATTGCCTTCTTATGTAAAAGAAGCAAACGAATTATTAAATTTACTATTTAACAAGGCAAAGGTAGATGGAATATTTACAGATTTCCCTGATGTGGTATTGGGCTTTATGAGAAAATAA
- a CDS encoding glycerol-3-phosphate dehydrogenase/oxidase: MSGENEKKELRDLDGQDFDLVIVGGGATGLGIAIDSITRGYKTLLVEKFDYAKGTSSRSTKLIHGGVRYLAQFNIPLVKEALHEKALLEQNAPHLVNECAFVTPIYNIFSLPYYYFGLSWYHSLLGKHKKTKYKTRLLSKSETIEKIPNIKTEGLRCSVLYYDDSFDDSRMAISMLRTFTEKGGLAFNYTELVKFTKENGKISEAVIKDRMTDTQVTIKSKCIINATGIFADEIRKIDEPNAPNIIRPSQGTHLIIKKDKFHTDYAMLMPKTSDNRVLFALPWHDGVVCGSTDIPINKIEEEPKCLESEIEFIIDNMNDYLNTKISRNDVKSAYTGIRPLIVDPKGEQNTSKISRDEKIFISNSNLITIAGGKYTTFRKMAEKALKTAIDEKLIQNSISNTENLKLHGYMTKEDVLKIPEPFRVYGSDFKILSEMEGFNNKIHADLSLNEAQITFAIEFEQAKTIEDVLARRTRSLLLNAQATIEATPRVAEFMMQKLGKSEEWKNDQIKTFKETAQKYLV, translated from the coding sequence ATGAGTGGAGAAAACGAAAAAAAAGAATTAAGGGATCTTGATGGCCAAGATTTTGACCTGGTAATAGTCGGCGGGGGTGCAACAGGGCTGGGTATTGCAATAGATTCCATTACAAGAGGGTATAAAACCTTGCTTGTGGAGAAATTTGACTATGCTAAGGGTACATCTTCAAGATCAACTAAACTAATACACGGTGGAGTAAGGTATTTAGCTCAATTCAATATACCTTTGGTAAAAGAGGCGTTACATGAGAAAGCTTTATTGGAACAAAATGCACCTCACTTGGTTAATGAATGTGCGTTCGTTACGCCCATATACAACATCTTTAGCCTCCCTTACTACTATTTTGGATTAAGTTGGTATCATAGTCTTCTTGGAAAGCATAAAAAAACCAAATACAAAACAAGGCTATTATCAAAATCCGAAACAATAGAAAAAATACCAAACATTAAAACAGAAGGACTCAGATGCTCCGTCTTGTACTATGATGATTCTTTCGATGATTCTAGAATGGCTATAAGCATGCTTAGAACCTTTACTGAAAAAGGAGGCCTTGCATTCAATTATACAGAACTTGTAAAGTTTACTAAAGAGAATGGCAAAATATCAGAAGCTGTTATTAAAGACAGAATGACTGATACACAAGTTACTATAAAGAGTAAATGCATAATCAATGCAACAGGAATTTTTGCAGATGAGATTAGGAAAATAGATGAGCCTAATGCCCCTAATATCATTAGGCCTTCTCAAGGAACACATCTAATAATTAAGAAAGATAAATTTCACACAGACTATGCGATGCTTATGCCCAAGACAAGTGACAATAGAGTATTATTTGCCCTACCTTGGCACGATGGAGTTGTTTGTGGAAGCACAGATATCCCAATAAATAAAATTGAAGAAGAGCCTAAGTGTCTAGAAAGTGAAATTGAATTCATAATAGACAATATGAACGATTATTTAAATACTAAAATAAGTAGAAACGATGTTAAGAGTGCCTACACAGGCATTAGACCGCTCATAGTAGACCCTAAAGGAGAGCAAAACACCTCAAAAATATCGAGAGATGAAAAAATATTTATCTCAAACTCGAATCTTATTACAATCGCTGGGGGGAAGTATACCACTTTCAGAAAAATGGCTGAAAAAGCACTAAAGACAGCAATAGATGAAAAGTTAATACAGAACTCAATCTCTAATACAGAAAACCTAAAGTTGCACGGGTACATGACAAAGGAAGACGTACTTAAAATCCCTGAGCCCTTTAGAGTCTATGGAAGTGATTTTAAAATTTTAAGTGAAATGGAAGGCTTTAATAATAAGATCCATGCAGATTTATCCTTAAATGAAGCCCAAATCACATTTGCCATTGAATTTGAACAAGCAAAAACCATAGAAGATGTTTTAGCAAGAAGAACAAGATCACTACTATTGAATGCACAAGCTACAATCGAGGCTACACCAAGGGTTGCTGAGTTTATGATGCAAAAGCTTGGCAAATCCGAAGAGTGGAAAAATGACCAAATAAAAACTTTTAAAGAGACGGCACAAAAATATTTAGTCTAG
- a CDS encoding YaaR family protein — translation MKINNLVAGALSLEPRDYKKNKKKVDLGRSNVFSSVFKSEFVREDKHFILLENGEFNLDFIKDMLDEINDIGEKLLSEPSRQNVIFYKKTISEFLSVVLSSSVSLKEQKGGSIGETKRPKYRIIKIINEKLDRLAYSVLQNQGSQIKLLSSLEEIQGLLVNLLR, via the coding sequence ATGAAGATTAATAATTTAGTAGCAGGTGCTTTAAGTCTTGAACCAAGAGATTATAAAAAAAATAAGAAAAAGGTTGATTTGGGTAGGTCAAATGTTTTTTCCTCGGTATTTAAATCAGAATTTGTAAGAGAAGATAAACATTTTATTTTGCTTGAAAACGGGGAATTTAATCTTGATTTTATTAAGGATATGTTGGATGAGATTAATGATATTGGAGAAAAGCTTTTAAGTGAGCCCTCTCGGCAGAATGTAATTTTTTATAAGAAAACTATATCTGAATTTTTATCTGTTGTTTTATCGTCTTCTGTTTCTCTTAAAGAGCAAAAAGGAGGGAGTATAGGAGAAACAAAGAGACCAAAGTATCGCATTATTAAAATTATTAATGAAAAGCTTGATAGGCTTGCGTATTCGGTACTGCAGAATCAAGGTTCTCAAATTAAACTTTTAAGTAGCCTTGAAGAAATACAGGGATTGCTTGTAAATTTGCTTAGATAA
- a CDS encoding polymer-forming cytoskeletal protein has product MLNFLSLNSRKKITSTFVFDEIKTIVGKNDFFKGELISNNFIRIDGDFLGNINSTKRVIIGETGRIKSNINANEIVISGIVFGNIYADNKIKIFQSGCVIGNISCRSIEVEEGAIIDGYMNIGTGNLGLSEKDVFIYTGSYKVNEDILIEVNKEIKRERVGKSFQIDNSNKYLFNDMSNADED; this is encoded by the coding sequence ATGTTGAATTTTTTGAGTCTAAATAGTAGGAAGAAGATAACATCAACTTTTGTTTTTGATGAAATCAAAACGATAGTTGGGAAGAATGATTTTTTTAAGGGAGAGTTAATCTCAAATAACTTTATTCGTATTGATGGAGATTTTCTTGGAAACATTAATTCTACTAAGAGAGTCATAATTGGAGAAACGGGAAGAATTAAGTCAAACATTAATGCAAATGAGATTGTTATTTCTGGAATAGTTTTTGGAAATATTTATGCTGACAACAAAATTAAGATTTTCCAGTCGGGATGTGTGATTGGTAATATTTCGTGCAGGTCAATTGAAGTTGAAGAAGGTGCCATTATCGATGGATATATGAATATAGGCACTGGAAACCTTGGGCTTTCTGAGAAGGATGTATTTATTTATACGGGTTCTTATAAGGTAAATGAGGATATTTTGATTGAAGTGAATAAGGAAATTAAAAGAGAGAGAGTTGGTAAGAGTTTTCAAATAGACAATAGCAACAAATACTTATTCAATGATATGAGCAATGCAGATGAAGATTAA
- a CDS encoding M23 family metallopeptidase: MKRRMRYKIILFFKVLVEVFFAVFGSFLKFLNNTYSFFSQNVSFMIVPHVKGNVKNIKISFLTLFLFFLFFLVIFIGFVLLAVNYVALTSIVKSTEKNYELAETEIEDFRNTVVEINSVAGNFSKVLDELRTALKIKESNIDLTRNKFDGDLSDFLDFQILEANAIKELSDLKNVKSTIESSIPPLKSIVKLLHSQNKLLNDIPSLWPIVKGDGIISLHFGPAIEPFTRQWYIHKGIDLAGVRIGTAIVAAADGEVIRASHQSTGYGNFVQIKHKYGLSTLYAHLSRLNTSKGSYVKKGQVIGFLGQTGYSTGPHLHYEVRIGSQVVNPDMYLNLSTGASK, from the coding sequence ATGAAAAGGAGAATGAGATATAAAATCATCTTGTTTTTTAAGGTATTAGTTGAAGTTTTTTTTGCAGTCTTTGGCTCGTTTCTTAAGTTTTTAAATAATACCTATTCTTTTTTCAGTCAAAATGTTAGCTTTATGATTGTTCCTCATGTTAAGGGGAATGTTAAGAATATAAAGATTTCTTTCTTAACTCTTTTTTTATTTTTTTTATTTTTTCTTGTTATTTTTATAGGGTTCGTTTTACTGGCTGTTAATTATGTTGCTCTTACATCTATTGTTAAATCTACTGAGAAAAATTATGAACTTGCTGAAACTGAGATTGAGGATTTCAGAAACACGGTTGTTGAGATTAATTCTGTTGCTGGTAATTTTTCTAAAGTATTAGACGAGCTTAGAACTGCCTTGAAAATAAAGGAGAGTAATATTGATTTAACTCGTAACAAATTTGATGGCGATCTTTCGGATTTTCTTGATTTTCAGATATTAGAGGCTAACGCAATTAAAGAACTGAGTGATCTTAAAAATGTTAAAAGCACAATAGAGAGCTCGATCCCTCCTCTTAAGAGCATAGTTAAATTACTTCATTCACAAAATAAATTGTTAAATGATATTCCCTCTCTTTGGCCTATCGTTAAAGGGGATGGTATTATTTCTCTGCATTTTGGGCCCGCTATTGAGCCTTTTACTAGACAGTGGTATATTCACAAGGGAATAGATCTTGCGGGTGTGAGAATCGGGACAGCTATTGTTGCAGCCGCTGATGGAGAGGTTATTAGGGCTAGCCATCAGTCGACAGGTTATGGAAACTTTGTACAAATTAAGCATAAATATGGACTTTCAACTCTTTATGCACACCTGTCTCGCTTAAACACCTCAAAGGGTTCTTATGTTAAGAAAGGGCAGGTGATTGGATTTCTTGGTCAGACGGGGTATTCGACAGGGCCCCATCTTCACTATGAAGTTCGTATAGGGTCTCAAGTTGTAAATCCGGATATGTATTTAAATCTATCAACGGGAGCTTCAAAATAA
- the rdgB gene encoding RdgB/HAM1 family non-canonical purine NTP pyrophosphatase: MRTLFFATANVNKINEVKKILNIHNIRLEIPKSFGIRETGTTFKENSLLKAKALFELLDRKYHVFSEDSGLCIEALNLEPGIYSKRYGKYKLGKKLTTHEKNQLIIDLMKNKTNRKAYFVCMVSHISTDGQINNFEGIFNGSIAPDVNGCQKNGFGYDPIFLTSNNKRLSELSLAEKNKISHRGIAFTKFKNFIMDSLI; the protein is encoded by the coding sequence ATGAGAACATTATTCTTTGCAACTGCGAATGTTAACAAGATAAATGAGGTGAAAAAGATTTTAAATATCCATAACATAAGACTTGAAATTCCTAAGAGTTTTGGTATAAGAGAAACAGGTACAACTTTTAAAGAAAATTCTTTACTCAAGGCAAAAGCTCTATTTGAACTCTTAGACAGAAAGTATCACGTCTTTAGTGAAGATTCTGGTTTATGCATTGAAGCTTTAAATCTAGAGCCTGGTATTTATTCCAAAAGATATGGCAAATATAAACTTGGGAAAAAACTTACCACTCATGAAAAAAATCAGCTCATCATCGATTTAATGAAAAATAAGACAAATAGAAAGGCATATTTTGTATGTATGGTTAGCCATATTTCAACAGACGGACAAATAAATAATTTTGAAGGCATCTTTAACGGTAGTATTGCTCCTGATGTTAACGGTTGCCAAAAGAATGGATTTGGGTATGATCCAATATTCCTGACTAGTAACAATAAAAGACTCAGTGAATTAAGTCTTGCAGAAAAAAATAAGATATCTCACAGAGGAATTGCATTTACGAAATTTAAAAATTTTATAATGGATAGTCTGATTTAA